Within Oscillatoria salina IIICB1, the genomic segment CCACAAGTATTTCGCAGATGTTCAGTTAACTTTTGTTGAATAGCGATGAGTTCCGGAGTGCGAAGCGGATTAATATAAATTACGCGCGGAGGAAAAGCCCCAAAACCCTCAAGAGTTACCGGAATTGGCGCTTCTTGAGCCGCAAACTCTGCTAAACTTTTTTCCAGAAGCGGTAAATTTTCCCACAGCCATTTAAAAGGACTTTGCAAAGTAATATGTGGTGGAGAATTCAGCGCGTGACGAGAATTGTAAACTTCTGCAAAATGCTCCTTGATTTTAGTCGCAACTTGCTGTACCTCTTCTGGAGGTAACAAAGCAATAAAAAAGAGACGTTCTTCACTCACAGCTTCAACAACTTTTGTTTTGAGCAAAAGTAGGGATTATTTATTTTCCCAAGATAGCACTTTCTGAGGAGTTATTTGGCGATCGCCAAACCGAATCAGATTAGCTGTCTAGATGTAATTATTTAGTTTGTTCGGGTTGCGATGACGCGAAATTGTGTAGAGACTAAAATGCAACGTCTCTAAATAGTCTGCATCTGTAGCCTTGCTTTAGGTAAATGGTATTAGAAAGTATAGCAGATCCTGCCCACCCTTTTCGCTTCTGAAAAAGTATAGGGAAGAAACCTTTAACATTCACTCACAAGTAGATTAATCCGAAAACTTACACATTTGTTGTTCTTGAAGCGGACAAATACGATTTGTAAGCTGATTTTCTTCCAAGTTAAGCCAAGTCAAACTACTCAAAGAAGAGAGAGGGGAAATATCTACTATTTGATTGTATCCCAAATAAAGCTCAGTCAAATTAATCAAAGAAGATAGGGGAGAAACATCTACTATTTCATTACCTGCGAGATCGAGATAAATCAAATTAATCAAAGAAGATAAGGGAGAAACCTCTACTATTTCATTACCTCCCAGATTAAGCCAAGTCAAACTACTCAAAGAAGAAAGAGGCGATATATCCACTATTTCATTAGCTAACAAATTAAGCTCAATCAAACTACTCAAAGAAAAAACGGGCGAGATATCTTTTATTTCATTGTAAGCCAAATCAAGCTCAGTCAAACTACTTAAAGAAGAAAGAGGGGAGATGTCTCTTAATTCATTGAATTGTAAATTAAGCTCAGTTAAACTACTCAGAGAAGATAGAGGCGAGATATCTACTATTTTATTGTCACTTAGATAAAGCTCAGTCAAATTCCTCAAAGAAGATAAGGGAGAAACATCTGCTATTTCATTACCTCCCAGATTAAGCCAAGTCAAACTACTCAAAGAAGAAACAGGCGAGACATCTACTACTTCATTATCACTCAGATCGAGTCCAGTCAAACTACTTAAAGAAGAAACGGGCGAGATATCCACTATTTGATTGATACTCAAACGAAGCTCAGTTAGATTAGTTAGAGAAGAAAGAGGAGAAACATCTACTATTTGATTGTTGTATAAATTAAGCTCAGTTAAATTAGTTAAAGACGAAAGGGGGGAAACATCCCTAATTTCATTGCTTTCCAGAATAAGCTCAGTCAAACTACTTAATTTTTCTTCAGCTAACTGGCAATTTGAAGTTTCAGCTTTTTCTAGCAAAACCTTCACCGTATGTTGAGCATCTGAGTTTAAGCTAGCTTGATTGTTGCACCAATCAGCAAAACTCTCAAATTCCCCCTCCTGTGCGACAACTGTTTGACTTGTCAACATCGTCGCAGCAGAAACCACAGCCAAAGCTACCCCATTCATCAATTTACCGTACTGTTTCATGGTTAATGTGAATAAAAATGTGCTACAAATAATGTTCTAACACATTTGAATTTATCAACAAGACTTTGTAGAGACGTTGCATGCAACGTCTCTACACAATTTCGTCTAGCAGAGATAAAACAAATTAGGATGAGTTCGAGAGCCAAACTTTCAAAAAAAACTACCTTAATTTTAATCTTCAAACCAACAAACAGAGCTTTCTTCGAGGGGACAAATAGGCTCTGCAAGCTGATTTTCTTTCAGATTAAGAAGAGTTAAGTTACTCAGAGAAGATAGAGAAGATATATCTACAATTTCATTCTCTTGCAGAGAAAGATTAGTTAAATTAGTCAGAGAAGATAAACCAGACACATCAACTATTTCATTATTGGTTAAATCAAGCCGAGTCAAATTAACTAGAGAAGATAAACCAGACACATCAACTATTTGATTTTGTCCCAAAAAAAGAATAGTTAAATTACTCAAAGAAGATAGGGGAGAGATATCTACTATTTGATTGTCGCTCAGACGAA encodes:
- a CDS encoding 2'-5' RNA ligase family protein, with product MLKTKVVEAVSEERLFFIALLPPEEVQQVATKIKEHFAEVYNSRHALNSPPHITLQSPFKWLWENLPLLEKSLAEFAAQEAPIPVTLEGFGAFPPRVIYINPLRTPELIAIQQKLTEHLRNTCGIVDPKAKSRPFAPHMTVAFKDLTKSNFRAAWKEYQNNSLNYHFTVPNLTLLLHNNKLWEIQQEFPFEIGD
- a CDS encoding leucine-rich repeat domain-containing protein is translated as MKQYGKLMNGVALAVVSAATMLTSQTVVAQEGEFESFADWCNNQASLNSDAQHTVKVLLEKAETSNCQLAEEKLSSLTELILESNEIRDVSPLSSLTNLTELNLYNNQIVDVSPLSSLTNLTELRLSINQIVDISPVSSLSSLTGLDLSDNEVVDVSPVSSLSSLTWLNLGGNEIADVSPLSSLRNLTELYLSDNKIVDISPLSSLSSLTELNLQFNELRDISPLSSLSSLTELDLAYNEIKDISPVFSLSSLIELNLLANEIVDISPLSSLSSLTWLNLGGNEIVEVSPLSSLINLIYLDLAGNEIVDVSPLSSLINLTELYLGYNQIVDISPLSSLSSLTWLNLEENQLTNRICPLQEQQMCKFSD